In Hamadaea flava, a genomic segment contains:
- a CDS encoding NAD-dependent epimerase/dehydratase family protein, translated as MRTLLLGGAGFIGLHLARRLAADGHQVCIVDDFSRARHDQDLTAVCEHPAVTVVSADLTSAEAWADLEHGWDQVYLLAAVVGVRNVERDPARVIRVNTMTVMNLLDWIHPVEDGRVFFASTSEVYAGGVEAGVVGIPTAENVPLMISDIAAPRFAYAASKLLGEAALLHAASAKRFDLVIGRFHNVYGPRMGSDHVIPEMLMRAVNGEEPFAVPGADQYRAFCYIDDAIEAMLRLMESPKASRRIVHIGNDTETTKIVDLAALVLEATGHTATVHAEPAPSGSVSRRWPDLSLLRRLTGYEPKVSLAEGVIRTRDWYAAWMRPGRKRKPIAFYYGNGQLDRLTEYRTVVLQPDFYRARDLLYLGQRGVRTLAYLSLSEDQGPPAPWQRDDRNPDWGGHFVHVDHPGWVDHVLSQADTALAMGFDGLFLDTLNVELTYPEDVPHLISLITAMRAMAGSAYILANRGFGMLPELAELVDGVLFESFSVRWVEDGYAPWPQDVLEHHAQIAEGLADLELDLYALDYADSDGLAAFAARRAEQFGLEVFVSDRALSQL; from the coding sequence ATGAGGACACTGCTTCTGGGCGGCGCGGGGTTCATCGGGCTGCACCTGGCCCGCCGGCTCGCCGCCGACGGCCACCAGGTCTGCATCGTCGACGACTTCTCTCGCGCCCGCCACGACCAGGATCTCACCGCCGTCTGCGAGCATCCGGCGGTCACGGTGGTCTCGGCCGACCTGACGTCGGCCGAGGCGTGGGCCGACCTTGAGCACGGCTGGGATCAGGTCTACCTGCTCGCGGCGGTGGTGGGCGTACGCAATGTGGAACGCGATCCGGCTCGGGTCATCCGGGTCAACACCATGACGGTGATGAATCTGCTGGACTGGATCCACCCTGTAGAGGACGGCCGGGTGTTCTTCGCCTCGACCAGCGAGGTGTACGCCGGCGGTGTCGAAGCGGGCGTCGTCGGCATCCCGACCGCCGAGAACGTTCCCCTGATGATCTCCGACATCGCCGCGCCGCGGTTCGCGTACGCCGCGAGCAAGCTGCTCGGCGAGGCGGCCCTGCTCCACGCCGCCTCCGCGAAGCGGTTCGACCTGGTCATCGGCCGGTTCCACAATGTATACGGGCCCCGCATGGGCAGCGACCACGTCATTCCCGAGATGCTGATGCGAGCCGTGAACGGGGAGGAGCCGTTCGCCGTCCCGGGTGCCGACCAGTATCGCGCCTTCTGCTACATCGACGACGCGATCGAGGCCATGCTGCGGCTGATGGAGAGCCCCAAGGCGAGCCGGCGGATCGTGCACATCGGCAACGACACCGAGACCACCAAGATCGTCGATCTGGCGGCGCTAGTCCTGGAGGCGACCGGGCACACCGCCACTGTCCACGCCGAGCCCGCGCCGTCGGGATCCGTGAGCCGCCGCTGGCCCGACCTGTCGCTGCTGCGACGGCTGACGGGCTACGAGCCGAAGGTCTCCCTCGCCGAGGGCGTCATCCGCACCCGAGACTGGTACGCGGCATGGATGCGGCCAGGCCGCAAACGTAAGCCGATCGCCTTCTACTACGGCAACGGGCAACTCGACCGGCTGACCGAATACCGCACAGTGGTGCTGCAACCAGACTTCTACCGGGCCCGTGATCTGCTCTACCTCGGCCAGCGGGGCGTACGCACCCTGGCGTACCTGTCGCTGTCGGAGGACCAGGGCCCACCGGCGCCCTGGCAGCGCGACGACCGCAACCCGGACTGGGGCGGCCACTTCGTCCACGTCGATCATCCCGGCTGGGTCGACCATGTCCTGAGCCAGGCGGACACCGCGTTGGCGATGGGCTTCGACGGTCTGTTCCTCGACACGCTCAACGTCGAGCTGACCTATCCGGAGGACGTCCCGCATCTGATCTCCCTGATCACCGCGATGCGGGCGATGGCCGGTTCGGCGTACATCCTGGCCAACCGGGGTTTCGGCATGTTGCCGGAACTCGCCGAACTGGTGGACGGGGTGCTCTTCGAGTCCTTCTCGGTGCGGTGGGTCGAGGACGGGTACGCCCCGTGGCCGCAGGACGTGCTGGAGCACCATGCGCAGATCGCCGAGGGCCTGGCCGACCTGGAACTGGACCTGTACGCGCTCGACTACGCCGACAGCGACGGGCTCGCCGCCTTCGCCGCCCGGCGGGCGGAACAATTCGGATTGGAGGTGTTCGTCAGCGACCGGGCCCTCTCCCAGCTGTGA
- a CDS encoding glycoside hydrolase family 55 protein: MGHEDRGGLSRRALTLGLGAVGGASAAALLGVEAAAANTDPSVYTVDVKTFGAKGDGVTDDSAAIKAAVTAAIAGRASGVAQKEIFFPPGNYRITQKDTLMWSPTTGTADQVFGLRYRGSGVRVTTITFDTTFAANADPRENNLITAAVRLRYTTFEDMSVSSTNPNNNFAYYWSVISVAGDSVYPQYGAGQNQYFVYRNVEWRGKWNRVIGLDGDKYANNNSEHHFLLCSTDTVSAYTDAFLHCGVTNPAGSKQQDQFLNYFFLSCNFALAGGDLLKFDRGGSINVFGGSWSMVGTAPARYFALSNTADGDITDARLNVNGVRFEPKKGAEQKVIDCDWNRGNVTFTSCSDVAAIQDSAGFLNFHRYTGGGTGRLPIVRYQDCVLGGYHVVAADGATLTNGKLIYEGCRFHHTSTAVSASTGTAFLRYDANPKRYAFRDSWATADVTA, translated from the coding sequence ATGGGACACGAGGACCGGGGCGGCTTGAGCCGCCGGGCCCTGACACTCGGGCTGGGCGCGGTCGGCGGTGCGAGCGCCGCCGCGCTGCTGGGCGTCGAGGCCGCCGCCGCCAACACCGACCCCTCGGTCTACACGGTGGACGTGAAGACCTTCGGGGCCAAAGGCGACGGCGTGACCGACGACTCCGCGGCCATCAAGGCAGCGGTGACCGCCGCGATCGCCGGCCGGGCCTCCGGCGTGGCGCAGAAGGAGATCTTCTTCCCGCCGGGCAACTACCGCATCACGCAGAAGGACACCCTCATGTGGTCCCCGACCACCGGCACCGCCGACCAGGTCTTCGGCCTGCGTTACCGCGGCTCCGGCGTACGGGTCACGACGATCACGTTCGACACCACGTTCGCCGCGAACGCCGACCCGCGGGAGAACAATCTCATCACCGCGGCGGTACGCCTGCGCTACACCACGTTCGAGGACATGAGCGTCAGCTCGACCAATCCGAACAACAACTTCGCGTACTACTGGTCGGTGATCTCGGTCGCCGGCGACTCGGTGTATCCGCAGTACGGGGCCGGGCAGAACCAGTACTTCGTCTACCGCAACGTCGAATGGCGTGGAAAGTGGAACCGGGTCATCGGGCTCGACGGCGACAAGTACGCCAACAACAACAGCGAGCACCACTTCCTGCTCTGCTCGACGGACACCGTCTCGGCGTACACCGACGCGTTCCTGCACTGCGGCGTGACCAACCCGGCCGGGAGCAAACAACAGGACCAGTTCCTCAACTACTTCTTCCTGTCCTGCAACTTCGCCCTGGCGGGCGGAGACCTGCTCAAGTTCGACCGGGGCGGCTCCATCAACGTCTTCGGCGGCTCGTGGTCGATGGTCGGCACCGCGCCCGCGCGCTACTTCGCGCTCTCCAACACCGCCGACGGCGACATCACCGACGCGCGTCTCAACGTCAACGGCGTACGGTTCGAACCCAAGAAGGGAGCCGAGCAGAAGGTCATCGACTGCGACTGGAACCGGGGCAACGTCACCTTCACCTCCTGCTCCGACGTCGCCGCGATCCAGGACTCGGCCGGATTCCTGAACTTCCACCGCTACACCGGCGGCGGCACGGGCAGGCTGCCGATCGTGCGCTACCAGGATTGCGTCCTGGGCGGCTATCACGTGGTGGCGGCCGACGGGGCCACCCTCACCAACGGCAAGCTGATCTACGAAGGCTGCCGGTTCCACCACACCTCGACCGCGGTGAGCGCCTCGACCGGGACGGCCTTCCTCCGTTACGACGCCAACCCCAAGCGGTACGCCTTCCGCGACTCCTGGGCGACCGCGGACGTCACGGCGTAA
- a CDS encoding PadR family transcriptional regulator, which translates to MEDLTEMLKGTLEGCVLEIIGREETYGYAITRRLNELGFADVIDGTVYTILLRLERNGLVEVTKRPSDVGPPRKFYALNDAGRTELATFWAKWQYVSSRIDRLREGGR; encoded by the coding sequence ATGGAAGACCTGACGGAGATGTTGAAGGGCACGCTCGAGGGCTGCGTGCTCGAGATCATCGGCCGCGAGGAGACCTACGGGTACGCCATCACGCGCCGGTTGAACGAGCTCGGCTTCGCCGACGTCATCGACGGGACGGTGTACACGATCCTGCTGCGGCTGGAGCGGAACGGGCTCGTCGAGGTGACGAAACGGCCGTCCGATGTGGGCCCGCCGCGCAAGTTCTACGCGCTCAACGACGCTGGGCGTACGGAGCTGGCGACGTTCTGGGCGAAGTGGCAGTACGTCTCATCACGCATCGACAGGCTCAGGGAGGGCGGGAGATGA
- a CDS encoding DUF1048 domain-containing protein produces the protein MSFWETITGSDLTRDWKAFEARAQVLPADYQAAWEQIKGNLFPYAGFTGRDLTPIVDAALGLLEEASADGLSIGEVLGDDIPGFCAALAGGKGARTYRDRWREQLNRNVARKLGRLGG, from the coding sequence ATGAGCTTCTGGGAGACGATCACAGGCAGCGACCTCACGAGGGACTGGAAGGCGTTCGAGGCTCGGGCGCAGGTGCTGCCGGCCGACTACCAGGCGGCCTGGGAACAGATCAAGGGCAACCTCTTCCCGTACGCGGGCTTCACGGGTCGCGACCTGACGCCGATCGTCGACGCCGCCCTGGGACTCCTGGAGGAGGCTTCGGCGGACGGGCTGAGCATCGGCGAGGTGCTCGGCGACGACATCCCCGGCTTCTGCGCGGCGCTGGCCGGTGGGAAGGGCGCTCGGACCTATCGCGACCGGTGGCGCGAGCAGTTGAACCGGAACGTCGCCCGGAAACTGGGCCGGCTGGGAGGCTGA
- a CDS encoding DUF1048 domain-containing protein encodes MGIQDIIEGKRQWRAHVARVKALPPDYQIVYQEMQRYFFKVGPVDLADGSLLPELVDFFEEGVVAGKGVLELIGDDVAAFADGLIKDSRTYADAYQESLSTKPGADGK; translated from the coding sequence GTGGGCATTCAGGACATCATCGAGGGCAAGCGGCAGTGGCGGGCGCACGTGGCCCGGGTCAAGGCGCTCCCGCCCGACTACCAGATCGTCTACCAGGAAATGCAGCGGTACTTCTTCAAGGTCGGACCGGTCGACCTGGCGGACGGGAGTCTGCTCCCCGAGCTGGTCGACTTCTTCGAGGAGGGCGTCGTCGCCGGCAAGGGAGTGCTCGAGCTGATCGGCGACGACGTCGCCGCCTTCGCGGACGGTCTGATCAAGGACTCGCGCACCTACGCCGACGCCTATCAGGAGTCCCTGAGCACGAAGCCCGGCGCGGACGGGAAGTAA
- a CDS encoding SDR family NAD(P)-dependent oxidoreductase, producing the protein MARQTALITGASSGIGAAFARQLAAEDYDLVLTARSVAPMEELAAQLRQAHGVRVEVLGQDLAQPDAARRIARELEDRNLAVDLLVNNAGFGTCGRFEQIDTDRDHDQLMVNVVALTDLTHALVPHMLRRGSGAVVNVASTAGFQPAAYFAVYSAAKAYVLNFSLALWSEYRDRGIKVLALCPGPVETPFFTVIGTRDAAVSGRMVTPELVVGKALKALERNRGYLVPGLSNFASAHLQPRRPRKLLALVSKMVTRRVLTA; encoded by the coding sequence ATGGCACGCCAGACCGCACTGATCACCGGCGCCTCCTCCGGCATCGGAGCCGCCTTCGCCCGGCAGCTCGCCGCCGAGGACTACGACCTGGTCCTCACCGCCCGATCCGTGGCGCCGATGGAGGAACTCGCCGCACAGTTGCGGCAGGCCCACGGCGTACGCGTGGAGGTGCTCGGCCAGGATCTGGCTCAACCCGATGCCGCCCGCCGGATCGCGCGGGAACTGGAAGACCGGAACCTGGCGGTCGATCTGCTCGTCAACAACGCCGGGTTCGGCACCTGTGGCCGGTTCGAGCAGATCGACACCGACCGCGACCACGATCAACTGATGGTCAACGTGGTGGCGCTGACCGACCTCACTCACGCGTTGGTGCCGCACATGCTGCGCCGCGGCAGCGGGGCAGTGGTCAACGTCGCGTCCACGGCCGGATTCCAACCGGCGGCGTACTTCGCGGTCTACAGCGCGGCCAAGGCGTACGTGCTGAACTTCAGCCTCGCCCTGTGGAGCGAGTATCGCGATCGCGGAATCAAGGTGCTGGCACTGTGCCCTGGGCCCGTGGAAACGCCGTTCTTCACCGTGATCGGCACCCGCGACGCGGCCGTCAGCGGCCGGATGGTCACCCCTGAACTGGTGGTCGGCAAGGCGCTCAAGGCACTCGAGCGCAACCGCGGCTACCTGGTGCCGGGCCTGAGCAACTTCGCCAGCGCCCACCTTCAGCCGCGCCGCCCACGCAAACTGTTGGCGCTCGTCAGCAAGATGGTCACCCGCCGCGTCCTGACCGCCTGA
- a CDS encoding TetR/AcrR family transcriptional regulator, translated as MTATGRRLRADAERSVQAILEAAERVLKEDPAATLEQIAEAAGVARTTVHRRFANRDALLAALAESAWRQIAGAVEGARPATAPPLVALHQATANILAIKSGWTFALGQPATNEEIGRLQQAVYAACDEVFRRAQQAGDIRAGVDLAWARQVYLALINETAHGPTGGGEPDAAAARILDVLFHGIG; from the coding sequence GTGACGGCAACGGGACGGCGGCTTCGAGCGGACGCCGAACGCAGCGTGCAGGCCATCCTGGAGGCGGCCGAACGGGTGCTCAAAGAAGATCCGGCGGCCACCCTGGAGCAGATCGCCGAGGCGGCCGGCGTCGCGCGTACGACGGTCCATCGGCGCTTCGCCAACCGGGACGCGTTACTGGCCGCGCTGGCGGAGTCAGCCTGGCGGCAGATCGCCGGCGCGGTCGAAGGCGCGCGCCCGGCGACCGCGCCGCCCTTGGTGGCGTTGCACCAGGCGACGGCCAACATCCTCGCCATCAAGTCCGGCTGGACGTTCGCACTGGGCCAGCCGGCCACCAATGAGGAGATCGGCCGCCTGCAGCAGGCCGTCTACGCCGCCTGCGACGAGGTGTTCCGGCGCGCCCAGCAGGCCGGCGACATCCGAGCGGGGGTCGACCTGGCCTGGGCCCGGCAGGTCTACCTGGCGCTGATCAACGAGACCGCGCACGGGCCGACCGGCGGCGGCGAGCCCGACGCGGCCGCCGCCCGAATCCTCGACGTGCTCTTCCACGGCATCGGCTGA
- a CDS encoding cytidylate kinase family protein, with product MGQVTRGDLLGRLAEAVGSIAVAHPTRVAVDGPPAAGKTTLADELAAVLRERGRDVIRATIDDFLFPRAQRYPRGEYSAEGCYFDAHDYEALNRVLLDPLGPGGDRRFQPAVYDRTTDTVLSPPVTTAPADAVLVFDGVFLLRPELNDRWDLRVFVSTDLEKTVDRAVIRERPVSAPAAVERRWRERYIPAQQLYVATVRPVEHADVIVRNDEPSRPIWETRTH from the coding sequence ATGGGCCAAGTCACCCGCGGCGATCTGCTCGGCCGCTTGGCCGAGGCAGTCGGATCCATCGCCGTCGCGCACCCGACGCGGGTCGCCGTCGACGGACCGCCCGCCGCCGGCAAGACCACCCTCGCCGACGAACTGGCCGCCGTCTTGCGCGAACGGGGCCGCGACGTCATCCGCGCGACGATCGACGATTTCCTGTTCCCCCGGGCACAGCGCTATCCGCGCGGCGAGTACTCGGCCGAAGGCTGCTACTTCGACGCCCATGACTACGAGGCGCTGAACCGGGTTCTGCTCGATCCGCTCGGTCCGGGCGGCGATCGAAGGTTCCAGCCCGCGGTCTACGACCGGACCACGGATACCGTGCTGTCCCCGCCCGTCACGACCGCGCCAGCGGATGCCGTGCTGGTCTTCGACGGCGTCTTCCTTCTGCGCCCGGAACTGAACGACCGATGGGATCTACGCGTCTTCGTGTCGACGGACCTGGAGAAGACCGTGGATCGCGCCGTGATCCGAGAGCGCCCCGTGTCCGCTCCGGCCGCCGTCGAACGGCGCTGGCGCGAGCGATACATCCCTGCCCAGCAGCTCTATGTCGCCACGGTCCGCCCGGTCGAGCACGCCGACGTCATCGTGCGCAACGACGAGCCCTCTCGGCCGATCTGGGAGACCCGAACCCACTGA
- a CDS encoding RNA polymerase sigma factor produces the protein MSVDTDAHPLARDDPEWFTSLYDRYAEDIHRYIAGRLGWEPAGDLTADVFLVAFRKRASFNPDRGEIKPWLFGIATKVVSHHRRAEGRRLKALSRVSAEHAADGHEDHVAARVAAQRAGPRLAGAIKGLARADRDVLFLTALGGLSYQEVAEALGVPAGTVGSRLNRAKRELRRVLGDVNPLKEN, from the coding sequence ATGTCCGTCGACACCGACGCCCATCCCCTCGCCCGGGACGACCCCGAGTGGTTCACCTCGCTGTACGACCGATACGCCGAGGACATCCACCGGTACATAGCCGGACGGCTGGGCTGGGAACCCGCCGGCGACCTGACCGCCGACGTCTTCCTGGTCGCGTTCCGGAAGCGGGCGTCTTTCAACCCCGACCGCGGCGAGATCAAGCCGTGGCTCTTCGGGATCGCGACCAAGGTCGTGTCCCACCACCGGCGTGCTGAGGGACGCCGGCTCAAGGCGCTGTCCCGGGTCAGCGCCGAGCACGCCGCCGACGGCCACGAAGACCATGTGGCCGCGCGGGTGGCGGCCCAGCGAGCCGGGCCGCGGCTGGCCGGCGCCATCAAAGGGCTGGCCCGGGCCGACCGTGACGTGCTGTTCCTGACCGCGCTGGGCGGACTGAGCTACCAGGAGGTCGCCGAGGCCCTCGGCGTTCCCGCCGGGACGGTCGGCTCCCGCCTCAACCGAGCCAAGCGCGAACTGCGCCGGGTGCTGGGCGACGTGAACCCCTTGAAGGAGAACTGA
- a CDS encoding CU044_5270 family protein → MDEIEIVKRVFAEPAPTPSALADGRQRMIRGIRGRRPRRAPLRVAVLALGAAAVVAVVAVGGIGSGDPSRQQAPQLSAAQQVLTNAAWTAEGLPALTPEPNQWIHYRYAGYDPKSKDPVYRGEAWQRLDGRQDASVVGGRIVVVSGPAGSEPEVYTPLGAWQRLAGLPTEPAAMVTALGDQPDLSSNTTGSPGERAFANAGVLLWNSPLGAPPSVQAALYRALATLPGIRVDTATDVVGEPAVGLSLPGTPEILFDPATYRYLGERVVSDGVRKQRPQPPAGLSADKRAAWQQWADDPANQQVPAAGSLVSSRLRLIVTLVDEPGSR, encoded by the coding sequence ATGGACGAGATCGAGATCGTGAAGCGGGTGTTCGCCGAACCCGCGCCCACACCGTCGGCGCTGGCCGACGGCCGGCAGCGGATGATCCGCGGAATACGTGGCCGACGCCCACGCCGGGCACCGCTCCGGGTCGCCGTGCTGGCGCTGGGCGCGGCTGCGGTCGTCGCCGTCGTCGCCGTGGGCGGCATCGGATCCGGCGACCCCAGCAGGCAGCAGGCTCCCCAGCTGAGCGCAGCGCAGCAGGTGCTGACGAACGCGGCGTGGACCGCGGAAGGGCTGCCGGCGCTGACGCCCGAGCCGAACCAGTGGATCCATTACCGGTACGCCGGCTACGACCCCAAGAGCAAGGACCCGGTGTATCGAGGTGAGGCGTGGCAGCGACTCGACGGCCGGCAGGACGCGAGCGTGGTCGGGGGCAGGATCGTCGTCGTCAGTGGACCGGCCGGTTCGGAGCCTGAGGTCTACACGCCGCTGGGCGCGTGGCAGCGGCTCGCGGGGCTGCCGACCGAGCCCGCGGCGATGGTGACAGCCCTCGGCGACCAGCCGGATCTGTCCTCGAACACGACCGGATCGCCCGGCGAGCGAGCCTTCGCCAACGCCGGTGTGCTGCTGTGGAACTCGCCGCTGGGAGCGCCGCCCTCGGTACAGGCGGCTCTGTACCGCGCATTGGCCACCCTGCCCGGCATCCGCGTGGACACCGCGACCGATGTCGTGGGGGAACCCGCCGTCGGGCTCTCGCTGCCCGGTACGCCGGAAATCCTCTTCGATCCGGCGACCTACCGGTACCTCGGCGAGCGCGTGGTGAGCGACGGCGTACGGAAGCAGCGTCCGCAGCCGCCCGCCGGGCTGTCCGCGGACAAGCGCGCGGCCTGGCAGCAGTGGGCCGACGACCCGGCGAACCAGCAGGTCCCGGCGGCGGGATCGCTCGTCAGCTCGCGGCTCCGGCTCATCGTGACCCTTGTCGACGAGCCAGGAAGCCGGTGA
- a CDS encoding aldo/keto reductase: MNAIADQDGGRTRVLSDGNRIPVLGLGVWQVPNGPDCVNAVRWALEVGYRHIDTAQAYGNEESVGQALRESEVPRDEVFLTTKFHPRGDDPVEQARRSLRRLGVDQVDLYVIHWPAGGPTWAWSGMERTRELGLARSIGVSNFSAAEVDSVVAASTVPPALNQVMFNPWHRRTRLVEACDRHGVAVEAYSPLGTGRYLDDPTVAEIAQRIARTPAQVLLRWAAQHGLVVIPKSTHRDRIAQNAQIFDFVLSAADMGVLDGLDQTSGTDQAQEHKWW; encoded by the coding sequence ATGAACGCGATCGCAGACCAGGACGGCGGGCGTACCCGTGTGTTGTCCGACGGAAACCGGATTCCGGTGCTCGGGCTCGGCGTGTGGCAGGTGCCGAACGGGCCCGATTGCGTCAACGCGGTCCGGTGGGCGCTGGAGGTCGGATACCGCCACATCGACACCGCTCAGGCGTACGGCAACGAGGAATCCGTCGGACAGGCGCTGCGCGAGAGCGAGGTGCCTCGCGACGAGGTGTTCCTGACGACCAAGTTCCATCCGCGCGGCGACGACCCGGTCGAGCAGGCGCGGCGGAGTCTTCGCCGGTTGGGCGTGGATCAGGTCGATCTGTACGTGATCCACTGGCCGGCCGGCGGGCCGACCTGGGCGTGGTCGGGCATGGAACGCACCCGCGAGCTGGGTCTCGCCCGCTCCATCGGCGTCTCCAACTTCAGCGCCGCCGAAGTCGACTCCGTGGTCGCGGCGAGCACCGTCCCACCCGCCCTGAACCAGGTCATGTTCAACCCGTGGCACCGGCGTACGCGCCTGGTCGAGGCGTGCGACCGGCATGGCGTCGCGGTCGAGGCGTACAGCCCGTTGGGCACCGGCCGTTACCTCGACGATCCGACGGTGGCCGAGATCGCCCAGCGGATCGCCCGGACACCTGCGCAGGTGCTGCTGCGATGGGCGGCGCAGCACGGGCTCGTGGTCATCCCCAAGTCCACCCATCGCGACCGTATCGCCCAGAACGCACAGATCTTCGACTTCGTGCTGTCGGCCGCGGATATGGGCGTACTCGACGGGCTGGATCAGACGAGCGGCACCGACCAGGCTCAAGAACACAAGTGGTGGTGA
- a CDS encoding DUF1269 domain-containing protein produces the protein MAQKNDTFLLVATYPDEAAVRADYLSVKELHDAGLIGSYDAAVITRDTNGKIHENKDETATRHGAWWGAAAGAAVGLLFPPAILATTAVGASAGAVSGHLAKGMSRSEVKRLGDLIEPGEAGLVVVGESKVEEAIQNALARAERETAEELGVNPKDIDRALDEAAREM, from the coding sequence ATGGCCCAGAAGAATGATACATTTCTACTCGTTGCTACGTATCCCGACGAGGCGGCGGTCCGAGCCGATTACCTCTCCGTCAAGGAACTGCACGACGCCGGGCTGATCGGCTCGTACGACGCGGCCGTCATCACCAGAGACACCAACGGCAAGATCCACGAGAACAAGGACGAGACGGCGACGCGTCACGGCGCTTGGTGGGGCGCTGCGGCCGGGGCCGCCGTCGGCCTGCTCTTCCCACCGGCCATCCTCGCCACGACAGCGGTCGGCGCGAGCGCCGGAGCAGTCAGCGGCCATCTCGCCAAGGGCATGTCCCGCTCCGAGGTCAAGCGGCTCGGCGATCTGATCGAACCCGGCGAGGCAGGTCTGGTCGTAGTCGGCGAGAGCAAGGTCGAGGAGGCGATCCAGAACGCCTTGGCCCGAGCCGAGCGGGAGACCGCGGAGGAACTCGGGGTGAATCCGAAGGACATCGACCGCGCGCTGGATGAGGCTGCGCGAGAGATGTGA
- a CDS encoding ABC transporter ATP-binding protein codes for MPSPDPTPSAEPWALEATDLRKTFATGRAGLRRTKVSAVDGVSLRLRAGESLGIVGESGCGKSTLARMLVGLESPDSGNIQIAGRPIGDNRRELSRHVQMVFQDPYTSLDPRMTVQELISEPLTVHRIGTAAERRDRVAELLRLVGLSPEMMARYPHQFSGGQRQRIGIARALALEPRVLICDEPVSALDVSVQAQVVNLLRDLQRRMGIALVFIAHDLSVVRHIADRTAVMYLGRLAETGDTADVFDSPAHPYTQALLSASPVVDPTRRRRLADRIVLAGDPPNPTNPPSGCRFHTRCHIAVAECATTQPQMLSVGGGWAAACHLAQREPADSSTS; via the coding sequence ATGCCGTCGCCTGATCCGACGCCGTCCGCCGAGCCCTGGGCGCTCGAAGCGACCGATCTCCGCAAGACCTTCGCGACCGGCCGGGCCGGCCTGCGCCGGACCAAGGTCAGCGCGGTCGACGGGGTCAGCCTCCGGCTGCGAGCCGGCGAGTCGCTGGGCATCGTCGGCGAGTCCGGCTGCGGGAAGTCCACCCTGGCCCGGATGCTCGTCGGGCTGGAGAGCCCGGACTCGGGGAACATACAGATCGCGGGCCGGCCGATCGGCGACAACCGCCGCGAGCTGAGCCGCCACGTCCAGATGGTGTTCCAGGACCCCTACACGTCCCTCGATCCCCGCATGACGGTGCAGGAGCTGATCTCCGAACCGCTCACGGTGCACCGGATCGGCACCGCCGCCGAGCGTCGCGACCGGGTCGCCGAGCTGCTCCGGCTCGTCGGGCTGTCGCCCGAGATGATGGCGCGCTATCCGCACCAGTTCTCCGGCGGCCAGCGGCAACGGATCGGCATCGCCCGCGCCCTCGCGTTGGAGCCGCGCGTACTGATCTGCGACGAGCCGGTGTCCGCGCTGGACGTGTCGGTGCAGGCGCAGGTCGTCAACCTGCTCCGCGACCTGCAACGCCGGATGGGCATCGCCTTGGTGTTCATCGCGCACGATCTGTCGGTCGTCCGCCACATCGCCGACCGCACGGCCGTGATGTACCTCGGCCGCCTAGCGGAGACCGGCGACACCGCCGACGTGTTCGACTCACCGGCGCACCCCTACACCCAGGCGCTGCTGTCCGCCTCACCCGTCGTCGACCCCACCCGCCGCCGGCGTCTGGCCGACCGCATCGTCCTCGCCGGCGACCCGCCCAACCCCACCAACCCACCCTCCGGCTGCCGGTTCCACACCCGCTGCCACATCGCCGTCGCCGAATGCGCCACGACGCAGCCGCAGATGCTGAGCGTCGGCGGCGGCTGGGCGGCGGCCTGCCACCTCGCCCAGCGCGAACCGGCCGACAGCTCCACCTCCTGA